From one Dermacentor silvarum isolate Dsil-2018 chromosome 3, BIME_Dsil_1.4, whole genome shotgun sequence genomic stretch:
- the LOC119444676 gene encoding uncharacterized protein LOC119444676, with amino-acid sequence MIAERMEYLSTRLTAAQHRDYESVKEVVLEELKLSPAEYKGRFLGARKRKTETWKSFATRLRSFLNCYVSSRDVQTYEELVELLVVDQLKTGLSGEALKYVTLREGTTWLRSSELARLLQTFDDAAGNMRTPEVQLSGAKPKAPPRPFSGYANRGTEWGGNPNTRPKQPHSGGRESKPRTCFECGSQGHIRINCPRLRERRPQNTVNANRDDRLTARVATGCYNEGESRLLNATLRCKGKEIAAIVDSGAEITVVRESVVPDELVQSHGKIRLRSAFGEEVEAKLAVLPLAVRQGRPSFACVAEQTPLLCALTDKLNSRTDCLISAEDWGILQEQNDCDEGPIIERNAPVMVPELVGTVETDEQAIIPEKLENAKSRQETAAASEGVDFNAIEDGSIAMSDSESFKKEQEGDETLKKAWQDAKGGKAGMLIVDGFLFHQDRILGLPVKQLVLPKGRRAQVLKLAHESYWGGHLGFRKTNARVKLSFFWPGMEREIREHCNSCHGCQVRANRKQTDRDS; translated from the exons ATGATCGCTGAGCGGATGGAGTACCTTTCTACTAGGCTAACCGCAGCACAACACCGCGATTACGAGAGCGTAAAGGAGGTAGTGCTCGAAGAGCTTAAATTGTCGCCCGCAGAATACAAAGGGAGATTCCTCGGTGCACGAAAGCGCAAGACGGAAACGTGGAAAAGTTTCGCTACGAGACTGCGCAGCTTTCTCAATTGTTATGTTAGCTCCAGAGATGTGCAGACGTACGAGGAGCTGGTCGAGCTTTTAGTGGTCGATCAGCTGAAGACAGGCTTGTCAGGGGAGGCATTGAAATACGTTACCCTACGTGAGGGGACAACTTGGCTCAGGTCCTCGGAATTAGCCAGGTTATTGCAAACTTTCGATGACGCTGCGGGCAACATGAGAACGCCTGAAGTGCAACTAAGTGGCGCCAAACCGAAGGCCCCACCCAGACCATTCAGTGGCTATGCTAACAGAGGGACGGAGTGGGGGGGCAATCCGAACACCCGACCGAAGCAGCCGCATTCAGGAGGTAGAGAGAGTAAACCACGGACATGCTTTGAATGCGGGTCCCAAGGGCACATTCGCATTAACTGCCCTCGTCTGCGTGAAAGACGGCCTCAAAATACGGTTAACGCGAACCGCGATGACAGACTAACAGCAAGGGTGGCTACTGGATGCTATAATGAGGGCGAAAGCCGCTTGCTGAACGCGACGTTACGTTGCAAGGGTAAAGAAATAGCAGCAATCGTTGACAGTGGGGCCGAGATCACCGTTGTTAGAGAAAGCGTTGTTCCAGATGAATTAGTGCAGTCGCACGGAAAAATCAGGCTGAGATCGGCGTTCGGCGAGGAAGTAGAAGCGAAATTGGCAGTGCTCCCCTTGGCTGTCAGGCAGGGTCGCCCATCGTTTGCTTGCGTGGCGGAACAGACACCACTATTGTGCGCCCTTACTGACAAATTGAACTCACGCACAGACTGTCTTATTTCTGCAGAGGATTGGGGTATTTTGCAAGAACAGAACGATTGTGATGAAGGTCCGATCATAGAGAGAAACGCCCCTGTAATGGTCCCAGAGCTAGTGGGCACAGTAGAAACGGACGAGCAGGCTATAATCCCAGAAAAACTTGAGAACGCCAAAAGCAGGCAAGAGACAGCGGCGGCATCTGAAGGTGTAGACTTCAATGCCATTGAGGACGGCAGCATCGCGATGAGTGACTCCGAGTCATTCAAAAAAGAGCAGGAGGGTGATGAGACTCTCAAGAAGGCGTGGCAggacgcgaaaggaggaaaagcGGGCATGCTTATAGTTGACGGCTTCCTGTTTCACCAGGACCGAATCCTGGGACTACCTGTAAAACAGCTAGTTTTGCCAAAAGGTCGACGGGCCCAAGTTCTCAAACTCGCTCACGAATCATACTGGGGAGGTCACCTCGGTTTTCGCAAGACTAATGCGAGAGTCAAGCTCagtttcttttggccaggcatgGAGAGAGAGATCAGGGAACACTGCAATAGCTGCCATGGGTGTCAGGTGCGTGCCAACCGAAAACAAACAGATAGG GACAGCTGA